A part of Herpetosiphonaceae bacterium genomic DNA contains:
- a CDS encoding phosphopantetheine-binding protein has translation SLPSVIPIGRPIANTQLYVLDRQMQPVPLGAHGELYIGGDGVGRGYLNRPALTGATFVPDPFSGTGGGRLYKTGDLARYLADGTLEFLGRIDQQVKLRGFRIELGEIEAVLAEHPAVRDVVVLAREDTPGDQRLVAYVVENQDADPWDMAPGTENQELETRSSKPESRTLELETYLKARLPEYMVPAALVLLDALPLTENGKVDRKALPAPELHSHAAFVAPRTPLEEIVASLWSEVLGIEQIGVDDNFFDLGGHSLLATQIIAQIHDTFQVDLPLRSVFSAPTVGTLSAEILRHAAVPARVEKTAQLLFQIAQMSDNEVETMLVDQSQSPRRER, from the coding sequence CTGTACATCGGCGGCGACGGCGTGGGCCGGGGCTATCTTAATCGCCCCGCGCTGACCGGCGCGACGTTCGTGCCCGATCCGTTCAGCGGCACGGGGGGCGGGCGGCTGTACAAGACGGGCGACCTGGCGCGGTATCTGGCGGACGGCACGCTGGAGTTCCTGGGGCGGATCGACCAGCAGGTGAAGCTGCGCGGCTTTCGGATCGAGCTGGGCGAGATCGAGGCCGTGCTGGCCGAGCATCCCGCCGTGCGCGATGTCGTCGTGCTCGCGCGGGAAGACACGCCGGGCGATCAGCGACTCGTGGCCTATGTGGTAGAGAACCAAGACGCCGATCCTTGGGACATGGCACCCGGAACCGAGAACCAGGAACTCGAAACACGGAGCTCGAAACCCGAATCTCGAACCTTGGAACTCGAAACCTACCTTAAAGCGCGCCTGCCGGAGTACATGGTGCCGGCGGCGCTGGTGCTGCTCGACGCGCTGCCGCTGACCGAGAACGGCAAGGTCGATCGCAAGGCGCTGCCCGCGCCGGAGCTGCACTCCCACGCCGCGTTTGTCGCGCCGCGCACGCCGCTTGAGGAGATCGTGGCCTCGCTGTGGAGTGAGGTGCTGGGCATCGAGCAGATCGGCGTCGATGATAACTTCTTCGATCTGGGCGGTCATTCCCTGCTGGCAACCCAGATCATCGCTCAGATCCACGACACGTTCCAGGTGGATCTGCCGCTGCGTAGCGTCTTTAGCGCGCCGACAGTCGGCACGCTGAGCGCGGAAATATTACGGCATGCGGCGGTCCCGGCGCGCGTCGAGAAGACAGCGCAGTTGTTGTTCCAGATCGCGCAAATGTCCGATAACGAAGTCGAAACCATGCTTGTCGACCAATCACAATCCCCCAGAAGGGAGCGGTGA